Proteins encoded within one genomic window of Calypte anna isolate BGI_N300 chromosome 25, bCalAnn1_v1.p, whole genome shotgun sequence:
- the MEX3A gene encoding RNA-binding protein MEX3A yields MPSLVVPGIMERNGGFGDLGCFGGSGKDRALLEDDRALQLALDQLCLLGLGEPSSSSSSSAVVLVEDSNNNNNNPPPPPPQQPPPPPPPPQQQPPPPPPPPPPAPKGSSAPSAGAAEPKLCALYKEAELRLKSSSNTTECVPVPSSEHVAEIVGRQGCKIKALRAKTNTYIKTPVRGEEPVFMVTGRREDVAMARREIISAAEHFSMIRASRNKAGTTFGTAPTLPGQVTIRVRVPYRVVGLVVGPKGATIKRIQQQTNTYIITPSRDRDPVFEITGAPGNVERAREEIETHIAVRTGKILEYNNENDFLSSSPDSGMENRYSEAWRVHTPAPGCKPLSTFRQNSLGCIGDCSVDPVYETPRLNDQNDFNYGYLFPNYGVNKQDLYYGVAESGAPMWAGQENTNPVSVLFSKQQRSSSTGAIHPNSHRSPSSSIQEANLSGLPRRSQGEPIQGFSKLGSTTAARTSVSGSRECMVCFESEVTAALVPCGHNLFCMECAVRICERTDPECPVCHAAATQAIRIFS; encoded by the exons ATGCCTAGCCTGGTAGTACCAGGGATAATGGAAAGGAACGGGGGTTTCGGCGATTTAGGCTGTTTCGGTGGGAGCGGCAAAGACAGAGCGCTGCTGGAGGATGACCGGGCGCTGCAGCTCGCCTTGGACCAGCTCTGTTTGCTGGGGCTAGGCgagccttcctcctcctcctcttcctccgcCGTGGTGCTGGTGGAggacagcaacaacaacaacaataacccgccgccgccgccgccgcagcagcccccgccgccgccaccgccgccgcagcagcagccgccgcctcctcctccgccGCCTCCCCCGGCTCCGAAAGGTTCCTCGGCTCCCAGCGCCGGGGCGGCGGAACCCAAGTTGTGCGCTTTGTATAAAGAGGCCGAGCTGAGGCTCAAGAGCAGCTCCAACACCACCGAGTGCGTCCCGGTGCCCAGCTCCGAGCACGTGGCCGAGATCGTGGGACGGCAAG gcTGCAAGATCAAAGCCCTGCGGGCCAAGACCAACACCTACATCAAGACTCCGGTGCGGGGCGAGGAACCGGTTTTCATGGTGACAGGAAGGCGGGAAGACGTGGCCATGGCCCGGCGGGAAATCATCTCCGCTGCCGAACATTTTTCCATGATCCGGGCTTCCCGCAACAAAGCCGGCACCACCTTCGGAACCGCACCCACCTTGCCAGGCCAAGTCACCATCCGGGTGCGAGTTCCCTACCGCGTGGTGGGCTTGGTGGTGGGGCCCAAAGGTGCCACCATCAAGAGGAtccaacaacaaaccaacactTACATCATCACCCCCAGCCGGGACCGGGATCCCGTCTTCGAAATCACCGGAGCGCCGGGAAACGTGGAACGGGCTCGGGAAGAGATCGAGACCCACATCGCCGTGAGGACGGGCAAGATTTTGGAATACAACAACGAGAACGatttcctttccagcagcccTGATTCCGGCATGGAAAACCGATATTCGGAAGCTTGGCGGGTCCATACGCCGGCTCCGGGCTGCAAACCCCTTTCCACCTTCCGGCAGAACAGCCTGGGCTGCATCGGCGACTGCTCCGTTGACCCCGTCTACGAAACCCCTCGCCTGAACGACCAAAATGACTTCAATTATGGATACCTCTTCCCGAATTATGGAGTCAACAAGCAAGATCTTTACTACGGGGTGGCAGAATCGGGCGCCCCGATGTGGGCCGGCCAGGAGAACACCAACCCCGTTTCGGTGCTTTTCTCCAAACAACAACGCTCCAGCAGCACTGGCGCCATCCATCCCAATTCCCATCGTTCTCCATCGTCTTCCATCCAGGAGGCGAATCTCTCGGGGCTCCCCCGGAGGTCGCAAGGGGAACCAATCCAAGGGTTTTCCAAGTTGGGAAGCACCACGGCTGCCCGGACGTCGGTCTCCGGGAGCCGGGAGTGCATGGTGTGTTTCGAGAGCGAAGTGACGGCGGCGTTGGTGCCCTGTGGCCACAACCTCTTCTGTATGGAATGTGCCGTGAGGATCTGTGAGAGGACTGATCCCGAGTGTCCCGTTTGCCACGCCGCAGCCACTCAGGCCATTagaatattttcctaa